In a genomic window of Epinephelus lanceolatus isolate andai-2023 chromosome 3, ASM4190304v1, whole genome shotgun sequence:
- the tmod1 gene encoding tropomodulin-1 isoform X1 → MSVLRKEMEKYRDIDEDELLKKLSEEELQRLEDELEELDPDNALLPAGMRQKDQTKKAPTGQFQRDNLLAHLEKQAKEHPDKEDLVPFTGEKRGKAFVPKKRVDPIMENVTLEPELEEALASATDAELCDIAAILGMHTLMSNQQYYEALASSTIVNKQGLNSVIQCTQYKPVPDEEPNSTDVEDTLLRVKRNDPDLVEVNLNNIKNIPIKTLRAYAEALMKNTVVERFSIVGTRSNDPVAFALAEMLKVNTSLKSLNVESNFITGTGILGLIESLQFNTTLQELKIDNQSQPLGNKVEMEIASMLEKNNTLLKFGYHFTQQGPRLRGSNAMMNNNDLARVVRSESDGSFTLTLSVPELERAFGKKFKSKTNKKEKA, encoded by the exons ATGTCGGTGTTGAGGAAAGAGATGGAGAAGTACAGGGACATAGACGAGGACGAGCTGCTGAAGAAACTGTCAGAGGAGGAGCTGCAGCGATTAGAGGATGAACTAGAGGAGCTGGATCCTGAT AATGCATTGTTGCCAGCTGGGATGCGGCAGAAGGACCAGACCAAGAAAGCTCCGACGGGACAATTTCAGAGAGATAACCTGCTGGCCCATCTGGAGAAACAGGCCAAAGAGCATCCTGACAAAGAGGACTTGGTGCCCTTCACAGGGGAGAAGAGAG GGAAAGCCTTTGTGCCTAAAAAAAGGGTGGACCCCATCATGGAGAATGTGACCCTGGAGCCGGAGCTAGAAGAAGCCCTGGCTAGTGCTACTGATGCTGAACTCTGTGATATCGCAG CCATCCTGGGTATGCACACCCTGATGAGTAACCAGCAGTACTATGAAGCCCTGGCCAGCAGCACTATAGTCAACAAGCAAGGCCTCAACA GTGTGATCCAGTGCACCCAGTATAAACCAGTCCCAGATGAAGAGCCCAACTCCACTGACGTAGAGGACACCCTGTTGAGAGTGAAGAGGAACGACCCTGACCTGGTGGAGGTCAACCTCAACAACATCAag AACATCCCCATCAAGACTCTGAGGGCGTACGCTGAGGCGCTGATGAAGAACACTGTGGTGGAGAGGTTTAGTATTGTAGGAACCAGGAGCAACGACCCTGTAGCATTT gCTTTAGCAGAGATGTTGAAGGTGAACACGTCGCTGAAGAGCCTGAACGTTGAGTCCAACTTCATTACAGGGACTGGAATCCTGGGCCTCATAGAGTCACTGCAGTTTAACACCACACTACAGGAGCTCAAGATAGACAATCAG AGCCAGCCACTAGGCAACAAGGTGGAGATGGAGATAGCCAGCATGCTGGAGAAAAACAACACGCTGTTGAAGTTTGGATATCATTTCACCCAGCAGGGCCCTCGCCTCCGAGGCTCCAACGCCATGATGAACAACAACGACCTGG CTCGGGTCGTCAGGTCAGAGTCGGACGGCTCCTTCACCCTCACTCTTTCCGTCCCTGAGCTGGAGAGAGCCTTCGGGAAAAAGTTCAAGTCCAAGActaa TAAGAAAGAGAAGGCTTGA
- the tmod1 gene encoding tropomodulin-1 isoform X2 codes for MSVLRKEMEKYRDIDEDELLKKLSEEELQRLEDELEELDPDNALLPAGMRQKDQTKKAPTGQFQRDNLLAHLEKQAKEHPDKEDLVPFTGEKRGKAFVPKKRVDPIMENVTLEPELEEALASATDAELCDIAAILGMHTLMSNQQYYEALASSTIVNKQGLNSVIQCTQYKPVPDEEPNSTDVEDTLLRVKRNDPDLVEVNLNNIKNIPIKTLRAYAEALMKNTVVERFSIVGTRSNDPVAFALAEMLKVNTSLKSLNVESNFITGTGILGLIESLQFNTTLQELKIDNQSQPLGNKVEMEIASMLEKNNTLLKFGYHFTQQGPRLRGSNAMMNNNDLVRKRRLEGGPIFPKCRTNV; via the exons ATGTCGGTGTTGAGGAAAGAGATGGAGAAGTACAGGGACATAGACGAGGACGAGCTGCTGAAGAAACTGTCAGAGGAGGAGCTGCAGCGATTAGAGGATGAACTAGAGGAGCTGGATCCTGAT AATGCATTGTTGCCAGCTGGGATGCGGCAGAAGGACCAGACCAAGAAAGCTCCGACGGGACAATTTCAGAGAGATAACCTGCTGGCCCATCTGGAGAAACAGGCCAAAGAGCATCCTGACAAAGAGGACTTGGTGCCCTTCACAGGGGAGAAGAGAG GGAAAGCCTTTGTGCCTAAAAAAAGGGTGGACCCCATCATGGAGAATGTGACCCTGGAGCCGGAGCTAGAAGAAGCCCTGGCTAGTGCTACTGATGCTGAACTCTGTGATATCGCAG CCATCCTGGGTATGCACACCCTGATGAGTAACCAGCAGTACTATGAAGCCCTGGCCAGCAGCACTATAGTCAACAAGCAAGGCCTCAACA GTGTGATCCAGTGCACCCAGTATAAACCAGTCCCAGATGAAGAGCCCAACTCCACTGACGTAGAGGACACCCTGTTGAGAGTGAAGAGGAACGACCCTGACCTGGTGGAGGTCAACCTCAACAACATCAag AACATCCCCATCAAGACTCTGAGGGCGTACGCTGAGGCGCTGATGAAGAACACTGTGGTGGAGAGGTTTAGTATTGTAGGAACCAGGAGCAACGACCCTGTAGCATTT gCTTTAGCAGAGATGTTGAAGGTGAACACGTCGCTGAAGAGCCTGAACGTTGAGTCCAACTTCATTACAGGGACTGGAATCCTGGGCCTCATAGAGTCACTGCAGTTTAACACCACACTACAGGAGCTCAAGATAGACAATCAG AGCCAGCCACTAGGCAACAAGGTGGAGATGGAGATAGCCAGCATGCTGGAGAAAAACAACACGCTGTTGAAGTTTGGATATCATTTCACCCAGCAGGGCCCTCGCCTCCGAGGCTCCAACGCCATGATGAACAACAACGACCTGG TAAGAAAGAGAAGGCTTGAGGGAGGACCCATCTTCCCTAAGTGTCGGACGAATGTGTAG